In Ornithorhynchus anatinus isolate Pmale09 chromosome 5, mOrnAna1.pri.v4, whole genome shotgun sequence, the DNA window CCTGCTGGGCCTCCCGTTCCAGCTCCCCAATCCGCTGGCGGTGCTGGCGGTTCATTGCCTGGgccgccttccctgccccacaccccgCCAAGAGCAGGGGGCATCAGGGTCCTGGAGggcggacgggagggggagggggcgcccagcCACACCCAAGTCCCCCCAAGAATCGCCTTCCCCCGCCCTGCGGCCACCCCACCCTACCCACCACCGTGggccgcctctctcctccccttatgAGCGGGGAGGGATTGAAGCTTCTGAGCCACTTTGGGGTGGAGCCCTAGGTGGCAAGTGGCAGGAGCGGGCCAGAGCCCGGGGGGGCCAAGGGATGGGCTGGAACCATGGGGGATAGGGGATgggcccccccaactccctcagccccctcacctGTCCGGATCAGTTCCCCAATGAGGTCTTCTTTCATCCGGATATTGATGGCCAGCTCCCGGATCTTCTGCTGGGCCCGAGCCAGCCGCCACTCCGCGGCCTTGGCGCTGgggccctctgcctccttcctccctcccgtggTGGCTGGAACACCCCACCCCAGGGAGCCCCGTTCAGAGCCACTCTACAGCTCCCGgaaggaggtgaggcgggagagagggtgggaagggatctCGGTCTTATACCGGGGGCAAAACCTCGGGGGCAGGATGGgaccggggggctgcgggggagcTGGGAGAAGAGGGCGAAGCCACAAAGGGAAAGCAGTGAGAAGCTTTACCGCCTCTGTGCCCTGCTGCTTTCGTGGGCGGTGCCCTGGCAAACGGGGGCTGGGCACCTGAACGGTCCTCAACAGGGACAGCAATCCCAGGACCCCCACTCACTTCAGCTGGGGTGTCTCGTACCTTCTCAGGTGCGACCGAGGGAAGTGATGTTtaagggggcggggaagagggagaaggctgCAGCATAGCTCAGCTGCGTGGTTCctggcagatgtgaagggagaggagagttggggggaaggggaggatataAGGGCCCCAGCCTCTCTTCCAGGGAGGGGACCCCAGAgacggctcctccaagaggctccccGACCCTCACTGCCCCCTACCTACCTCTGGGCTGCTGACTGTCAGGCTGGGACTCCCCAAGGCTCAAGTCCAGGCTCTCGGTGCCTCCAACCGGCTCCCCATTTGCCCGGCCATCCGGCTCTTTTTTGCTCCAGATCCCATTCCTGGAAGGAAAGGTCAGAAAGACTTTTGCCCCAATCTTGATGTGGGACGAGGAGGGGATTGGCGGGGCCAGGGCGGGTGCAAATTCTCTGAAGAGAATGAAGCCTTCTGGCCCAGGAAGCTGCTGCAAGTGGGagtggagcaggtggagggggaaggggagaaagccaAGGAATAGGAGAGTGACaacggggacagggagagggaattgggggctgaggagcgggaagggggatagggaaaaggggtggaggatgtgaggagTTCACGCTTCCCCACCAAGAGCGCTGAATTGCCCACAGGCCAGGGgcccattccctcctctccactccctcccacccggAGGACCCAGTTTCCCTGCCGATGTTCCAGAAGGACAGTCTCACCTGCGCAGGTATAAGGACCGTTTGGGCTctgcctgctccccttcctcctcctcctcctcctcctcctccgataaGGAGAAGCCGTCCTCCAGCTCGACGCCTTCTGGCCAACTGGATCCCGCAACCCCGTCTTCCCCTTGGCCCTGTCCGCACAGGACAGCTGGGCCTCAGCGGCGCGCGGGACCACCCCTGTATTCCCCGCTCGGCCCAGACCCTGAACCCGTGAGCCGGAACCCAGGACAAGGGGCAGGCAGATGTGAATCCCTTATCCGCTGGGCCCCGCCCCAAGGATCCGCCCAATTCACAGCTGGGGAGGCTGAGGCCAGGGCTTGTATACCCCAGCTCCAAGGCCTCAGCAACAGAGGTCTAACTCCAGTGCTGGTTCAGAGCTGAAGATGAAATCCAGGCACCCAGCTCCCCCTGGGGACTCTCCCCAAACGCTGGGCTTCAGAGACCCCCACCCCGCTGCCCCCGGCTCACCTGCTCTGGAgggccctggtctccctcctcccccaggaggcAGGTGGAAGGGGCCAGGCCCAAGGCGTGGGAGCGAGCGGCCTCCAGGGGGgcggtgtggggccggggggccgacTCCCCCAGGGACAGCCCCTGCAGGAGctccccagagccccagcccgGCCTCGCCAGCTCCAGCCGCAGCCGTAGTTCCGTGATCTCATCCTGCTGTCCCTGCAGCTGGTCGCTCTGCGGGCACACAGGCACATACAGCACGGCCAGGACCCTAACATAACCACTTGTGGCACATCCGGGCACTCACTACCCCCGGCTTGCCTGCCACTGGCACCCCCGCCCTCAGCGGACACAGTCTGGCTTCCTCCCAGAATAAAGACCTTTCTCCAGGGTCCCATAGGGGTCAAGGAGGAGTGGCCGCTGCTCTCCAAAGTAGGGGTGTGTGAGTGTAGGGGGAGTAGGAACTGCGGGTGAAGAGCCTGGGGCAGCAGAATACGCTATACCTGCCGCTTGTACTGCTCCATGGCATCCTCCAAGGCAGCCAGGAagtccctgttctcctcctccagacggGCCACTTGGCTCTGCAGGATCAAAAGCTGTTGGTCCTCCTCACCTTCAGGGCCCTGGGGAGAGACGGCACTCTGTTTCTGCCCTGGCAGGCCCGGCCCCACTTCTCCGGCCCAGTCAAGGTGGCCGGGCACCACCTTGCCCCActtggcctccctctcccttctagggTCACCCTCCAGCTGGTTCTGCCCGCCCAGTTACATTCCTCCCCAACCCACTTCCAGCCCGCTGCTGCCTCCCAACACCAGGCCTTTGGGACCCCTGCAGACCCTCACCAGGGCTTGGCCGGCCACCTCAACCCCCTGTGCAGAACAGGCCGGGGCTACCTGTCATCTCCCACAGCCTCCGCCCCACCACCTGCCGGACCCGGGCTGGCTGCCCACCCCTCCGCAGAATGGGACGGGGCTCCCTGTTATCTCCCATGGTCGCCACCGTCCACCCGCAGGACCTGGGATGGCCAACCACCCCTACACCTCCTCATCAAAATGGGCCAGGGCTCCACTTCATCTCCTGCGACCCTCTACCCACCCACTCCTCCACCCCCTGCGCAGAACAGGTTGGGGGCCCCTGTCATCTCCCCTGGAGCCCACCTACTCTGCCCACCAGCCGGTCCTGGGCTGAACGGCCACCTCTCCGCCCCCTCCACAGAACGGGCCTGGGCTCTCTGTCATCTCCCGCGGCTCCCaccccgcccacccgcccgctGGACCTGGGTTCCGGAAGCGTGCTTGAGGCCGGGTTCCCGGGGTCCCAGCTCGTCGGCGGCGGAGGTACTGTCGATGCCGCTGTCGGGCCGCGAGGCCGAGCTCAGGGAACTCCGCTGGTCCTCCACGGCGCCCAGCCACTCCCGCACCCTGCGGGCGGGCTCCCCCGCCAGCCGGGCCTCACCCTGCAGCTCCAGGAGCAGGCGGTAGGCGGCATCCGTGCAGGCCCGGTAGCGGGCGCACTCGGCCAGCGCTCGGCGGGCGCTGAGGTCGGGGGGTCCGCGGCGGCGGCTGTGCCGGAGGTCGGGGGGCCCGGCGGGCTCAGGCCGGTGGATGATGCGGGTCTCGGAGCGGTGCCGCCGGTCCGGGGCCCGCCGAAGGATGCGGGTCGGCAGCTGCGGCTCCTCCCCCGGCTCGGGGACGCGCCGGCTGTTGACGGTGGCCCGGTTGCGGATATTCTGGGCGCGACTGGCGTAGTTGAGGGTGTTGAGCGTCTCATCAAAgtcggaggaggaggggctgacgCAGGCGATCATCACCGTCTTGGCGTTCCCACCCAGGGAGTCCTTCAGGATCCTATCGGAAGCAGAAAGACGAGCCCGGCTGAGTGCCTTCTGGCCACGGGGCGCTCTACTGGGCGTCTACTGGTCACCGGGCATCATATGGGCACGACAATCACGGTCATCACGGCATTCGTTACGTGcttcgtatgtgccaagcaccgttctaagccctggggcagaaacaagctaatcagggcggatagagtccctgcccaacaaggggtttACAGATCTAAGTAGCggggggacaaggactgaatccccatttgacagccgagtaaactgaggcccagagaagtgaaatgacttgctgaagttcacccaggaggcaagtggcggagccaagattagaacccaggtcctctgaatttcaggcccgtggtctatccactaggcagtggggCTCCttaagcaccatactgagcatccATCAGATTTCAACCGCtatactgtatgcggagcactaacCTGGGTTAGCAGACATTATGCCTGCCatcagggagcttaaagtctagtagaAGAAACAGAAAGTCCATTAAAGATAGGTGCCCACTCTAACCCTTCGGCACTTAAGGCAAGCAACCGAGTACAAGGCTCTGTAGCTAAGTGCTTCAGTACCACCCCAccaggttgtaagcttcttgagggcagggaacgcgtctaccaactctgtactctcccaagggcttagtttagggctctgcatatagtaagcactcaaatatcactgattactaCTACACAGGGAAGACATGCAGACAGGACAAggcccgaagcagcgtggcctaccggatagaacccgaacctgggagtcaaaaggacccggctGCTAATCccactccgtcacctgtctgttgtgtgaccttgtcgcttgaatccccattttacagatgagggaacagaggccctcatctgtaaaactgtgagacTCAGTTGGGacacaattagcttgtatctaccccaccccttagaaaagtacttgacacagagtaagtgcttaacaaataccacttttattattatttaatatcactattcttattataatttttattagggTCTGCCCTCAGTCCAGCCCAGACAGAGATGAGCCCAGTGCCCCCTGGTCGTGGGCCAACAGGGCCCTCTGCGGCAGAGACCTCCAGACCCCTCCACCCCTACCCAACCCCAGGTCGGGGaccccattttatttttaaaggtatctgttaagcgcttattatgtgccaggccctgtactgagcactggggtgcatagaaggtaatcaggttggacacagtccacgtggactgaggacgtggactgtgtccaacctggggctcacagtcttagtcacctcatctgtaaaatgtagatcgagacccagagaagtgagtgtttTTGCTCAAGCCCACTCAGTGGGCAGGTGGCGGAcctaggatcggaacccaggccctccgactcccagagcccatgctctctcctttaggccacactgctgctccccATCTGCCAGTCTTCCTCTGCAGCTGGCACaacaggaaagggaaggatgaaggggaaggggaggacaccGACCTGGTGATTTTGGAGTCGCGGTAGGGGATGTGACTGCCCTTGCGCCTGGGGTCGCCCAAGGCACTGATGACATTGCCCAGAGCCAGCAGGCTGCTGTTGATCTGGATGCTCTCCTTCAGCCGCTCCCCGGTGTTCCCCGTCTTCACCACGCGCTCCGAGCCCGCCAGGTCCACGAAGCGGAACTTGGAGGAGAGCAGCTGGCCGGCGCCGGGTCCcgagggggcgaggcgggggaggcggccgggCCCGCGCCGCTGCTCCAGGGCCACCGTGAACACCGTGTGGGAGCGGCTCGAAAGCCGGTTGGCCTGGGTGGCCCCCGTGTGCCGGGCCGCGTTGCCCATCTCCAGCAGGCTCAGCACCTCGTCCAGACCCTCCACCGCCACCTCCTTCACCCCGCACAGCACTGCAACAAGAGCCGGACACCCTCCACaaaccgcccccctcccgcctccctcagTGTtacccggggccgccccccaggTGATGCCCTCGCCGTTCCAGCCATCCTGGAGAGTGgcatctttcttttcctttttgaaatggcatttgttaagagcttactatgtgccaggccctctgctaagctctggggtggatacttggtactcacagtcttaatctccattttacagatgaagtaaactgaggcacagagaagcgacgtgacttgcccaaggtcacacagcagacaagtggtgaagccgggattagaactcaggtcctctgactcccaggcccgggctctttccactaagccacactgctgcagtCTTGGTCAGGGCTGGTAGGGGGTAGGATCAGGAGATCCagccttggggaggggagagtggggaggaggggtggttcCCCCGGGTTGCCCCCGGCCCgacgagaagggaaggagagggatccTCACCGAGGCTGCCCTTGTCATCCTCCCGCAGCTGGATGTCCTTGCTGGCCGTCCCCACCTCCAGGAGATCCTGGAACTCCTCCTTGTACACCTCCAGGTAGGACACCCGCACCGTGAAGTCCAGCAGGCCATTCTCGTCCATGACCTTGAAGGCCTCTGCCATGGCGCGCGGGATGATGCCTTGCTCATCCtcgtggagggaggctggggcggggcagggcacACCGTGAATGAGGGCAGCCCCAGGAGCGATCTACCCAGGGGCCCGagagccacagctctcccctctccaggacaGTGGGCTGGAAAATGAGGAATCCCGGCCGGCGGTCTAATCCTCCTTCATCCCATTCCGGGCTGGGAGGGATTTGGCCGGAGGCGGCGGGAGGCCCGCTCAACTTTCGGAATGTTGAGAAGGCCACCGTCAGGACTTCTGGGCCTGCTGGCCTGAAATCCTGTCACTCTTTTTGTGTTTACCATTGTCTTTGCTTGCTTGCCTTTCTTTACTCGGGCCTCATTCGTGGTCCGTGAGCCCCCAGgggatcagggaacatgtcttttccTCCTCCATGTCTTTCTTTCCCAATGCTCAGTCACAAGCAGTAAGCATTTGCTACCCCCACCAttacttctcttctccctcagggGCCCCTGGGAGGTCGGGCTAGAGTTGTTCGCCTTGCTCGCCCTCCCCATTCCAACCCCCTCCCGGTATCTTCCTgcaggcagcagaagcagcagaggaaCAAGGGCCATCATCCTCACCCTCAGTGAGCGGCCCCTGGGGGCACCTGGTTCACAGCCCACCCGATCCCTGGGCTCTGCCTTGAGGCCCTCAAGGCCCTGGGACGCGGCATCAAactggggagagggtgagggttaCAAGCTAGACtctgagtctgttgtgggcagggattgtcaccgtttattgttgtattgtactttcccaggcactcggtacagggctctgcacacagtgagcgcttaaattcgactgaatgaaggcCCTGGGATCTGGTGTCagactggggagggggtgagggttaCAAGCAAGACtctgagtctgttgtgggcagggattgttgccgtttatcattgtactgtactttcccaggcactcggtatggtgctctgcacatggtgatcgcttaataaattcgactgaatgaaggcCCTGGGATGCGGTGTCAGACTGGGAACAGGGTGAGGGTTACAAGCTAGACTCTgagtctgctgtgggcagggactgtcgccgTTTATCGCTGTTCTCTACTTTCCCAGCACTcggtatggggctctgcacacagtgagcgcttaataaatgaatgaataaatgaatgaaaagctggTGTCGGGAGGGGAGCCGGAATCCACCCACGCGAGGCGGGCACGAGTCCGACCCGACAGAAGCGCCGCACCGGCGACccacgggggcggggcgggggcgtccgGAGGCCCGACACTCACCGACACTGGCCTCCCCGATGGTGTAAGTCTTGCCCGACCCGGTCTGGCCGTAGGCAAAGACGGTGGCGTTGAAGCCCTCGAAGAAGGCCTCGAGCAGGGGCTGCACACAGGCCTCGTACACCGCCTCCTGGTCCGCGGCCTCGGCGAACACCTCGTCGAAGCGGAAGCGTCGGTCCCGACCCAGGGTGACCTGGCGGGGCTCGGCTTCCACCCGCAGGCAGCTCTGGTGCCCGTGTAGCCGCTCCTTGGGCAGCAGGGGCCGGACCCGCAGGGCGACTTTGACGGGCGTCTCctcgggccggggctgggccttCAGTCCCATGGCTGGTGCTCGGCGGGGCCTGTTCCGGGCTGATTGGCAcgggagaaaaaagagggggagaaagaagagaaaatctgTCGGATGGTCCACTCCAGCCTCCTGGCACCAGTTTCCGATCCCAGGGTCGGCCGGCCAGAAGGACCCCACCCCCCCGAGGGTGCACTGACTCCCAAAAGGGGCAGCCCCCCAAGGATGCACTGACCCCCAAAAGGGGCAGCCCCCAAGGATGCACTGACCCCCAAAAGGGGCAGGCCCCCAAGGATGCACTGACCCCCAAAAGGGGCAGCCCCACAAGGATGCACTGACCCCCAAAAGGGGCAGCCTCCCAAAGATGCCCTGACCCCCAAAAGGGGCAGCCCCCTGCTCCCCCGTCCCAGGTGCAGCAGCAGGCTAAGGTCCGGACGGGCAGAGGATCGGCCGCACAGTCCTCCCCCGTCAGCTGAACTTCTGTTCCTTCTTAGCACTCAcaactgagcgcttcctacggtgCAGGCCAGTGAGCTCCAAGTACTAcgagcaggggagggaggccgaGGCTAGGGGGCCTCCGTCCGGGccgatggaggggagaggagggacgagGGGGCACCGTGgggggcaggatggagggagggagggagatccgggCCAGACCAGGCCCCCGGCGTGCGGGCTCCGAGGGGGCTGAGGCTCTGAGCCGCCCCCGagttccccggccccccgccctcacTGGCTGCGGGCCCGCTCCGGCTCCGATCCTCCGGTCCTCCGGTCCTCCGGTGCCCCGGCCTGGTCCGGCCCGCTCTGGCTCCTTCTCGGCCTGCTCCTCGGCGCCGCCTGATGACGCCGCttcaccctccccttccttccctccccttcctctcttcctttcctccttttttctcctctttcctccttttctcctttcccctctttcctccctttcttcctttcctcccttccttccttcctttcctctctcgtttttctcccttcctcccttcctttcctccctccctcctttcctcccttccttctccgtttcccctctttcctccctttctcctttcctcttttcctttcctcccttccttcctttcccctctcccttccttttcgccttccttcctccctttcctcccttccttcctccctttactcccttcctttactcccttccttcccctttcccctctttcctccctttcttcctttcctctctcccttttctcccttccttcccctctttcctccttccttcccctatttcctcccttcctttcctccctttcttcctttcctccctttcttcctttcctccctttcctcctttctttcctcccttctttcctcccttcctttttatctttcctccctccatttcctcccttcccctctttcctccctttcttttctccctttcttcccttccatcctcccttaCCTACCtccctatttgttgagcacttaccatgtgcagagcactgtactaagcacctgagagaggacaatacaacagacacattcccttcccacaacgagtttcaaatggagggagacagacatcaatttaaataaataaatgacaggtacataagtgctgtaggactggggaggggggttgaacaaagggagcaagtcagggcaacgcagaagggagtgggagaagaagaaaggaggtcttaatcggggaaggcctcttggaggagatgtgccttcaataagactttgaaatgggggacaggaactgtccaacggatttgagaagggagggcgttccaggccagacacaggatGGGGGCCAGGATCAGTGGCGtgataggagagagagagtgagtaggttggtgttaaaggagtgaagtgtgcgggttgggttgtggtaggagacggcaaggggattgagtgcttcaaagtcaataggagttactgtttgatgcagaagtggataataagaagaataatggtttaccatgtgctaggcactgtactaaacactggggtaggtagaaacaaatcaagttggacacggtccctgtcccatgtggagcccacaatttcaatccccattttacagatgaggtaacaggcacagagaagtgaactgatttgcccaaggtcacacagcagacaaatggtggagctgaaattagaaaccatgacattctaactcccaggcccatgccctacccactatgccattctgcttctcagaacCAGAgagaaccactggagtttcttgagtggggaattccctctgccccatcccgtCACCGACTCTGCTCCCTCAGCCACTTGGCCCCTCGGCCCTGCCCTCCTCTATCCAAGAGTgactgggaggggaggtggaggggagactgAGGGATTGTCGGGGGAGATGGAGGTCGCTGCTTGCAGGGAGAAGCAGGGGTTTGAGGTCAGGCCGGGATGAGGCACCGGGGAGTCTGCGCAGCCCAGGAGGGCCCTGTGTAAATAGCAtatacagcacgggcccgggagtcaaaaggatttgggttctaattccgactcctgaGACTCCTAAGTCTCCTAAtcctgggactctgtccaacccaatttacttgtttccaccccaggacttagtacagtgcctggcacattgtaaatgcttaacaaataccattattattattattatatgtgtacaGGAGTGATATTTAGACCAGGGTCTCCCCAGTTAGTTCTGTTATTGGGTTCCCTGAAAATAGACTGTTTGGCTGAACAGTGATAGATGAAGTATAGTTTCCCATAAGAAATCACATTAAAGGCATAGGTGTGTTGCCCAAATCCAAAAAATGGGCCAAAACAATATAAATACTGTGcactgaaagaaagaaaggataACCAAACAGTAGATTAACACTATTCACTTCCATGTTCAAATAACAGTGTAAATGTGTACCGagaataaattatgaatttaaACATCTGCGGGTtgttatgtacacatcaaaaaaaatacaaaacaaaaaaatacctAATTATCCTCATGATTGACCCACCCATCCAAACCAAAAGCTCTGAATTCTTATCTGAGGCCAGACAGTTCAGCATATCTAATTAACTGTCAGTGTTAATCTCTTCCGATGCTCACTAATTGCCACACCTGATGCTGGTTTCAATTCTACCTGTTACTGTATCCTTTCTTCCTCAAAGTCAGAGAGCAGTCTGTCCCTGTTGCTTTCTGGCAGGCTGCTGCTATATTACATTATTTGAATATCCTTGAGGTCCTGTGCTGTTCTTGTCATTCTAAGGGGTAACGAGTGAAAAACTACTTGTGCAAAACCACTtgaaaagcagcgaggcctactggatagagcactggtctggaagtcagaaggatttgggttctaatgcagactctaccacttgtctgctgtatgaccctggacaagtcacttcatttttctgggcctcacctcacTTGCATAGTCAATATTCAATCTGGGGTTAAATCTTGCAGGGTCTTTCTACCCAGTATAACTtggatccatcctttcctttccaccaacACTCGGCCACTTCCCTGGTCCAGGCTTTTATCATCTCCCCCCTAAACTAACATTGCCGGCTGTAGGCTGTACTCTGTGTCCCTGAACCTCATTTTAAAAACatcattttttttagtggtacttgttcagtgcttcctttgtgtcaaacactgttctaagcactgggttaggtacaagttaactaggtgggacacagtccctgtctggcatagggctctcagtctaagtagaaggg includes these proteins:
- the KIF7 gene encoding kinesin-like protein KIF7, with amino-acid sequence MGLKAQPRPEETPVKVALRVRPLLPKERLHGHQSCLRVEAEPRQVTLGRDRRFRFDEVFAEAADQEAVYEACVQPLLEAFFEGFNATVFAYGQTGSGKTYTIGEASVASLHEDEQGIIPRAMAEAFKVMDENGLLDFTVRVSYLEVYKEEFQDLLEVGTASKDIQLREDDKGSLVLCGVKEVAVEGLDEVLSLLEMGNAARHTGATQANRLSSRSHTVFTVALEQRRGPGRLPRLAPSGPGAGQLLSSKFRFVDLAGSERVVKTGNTGERLKESIQINSSLLALGNVISALGDPRRKGSHIPYRDSKITRILKDSLGGNAKTVMIACVSPSSSDFDETLNTLNYASRAQNIRNRATVNSRRVPEPGEEPQLPTRILRRAPDRRHRSETRIIHRPEPAGPPDLRHSRRRGPPDLSARRALAECARYRACTDAAYRLLLELQGEARLAGEPARRVREWLGAVEDQRSSLSSASRPDSGIDSTSAADELGPREPGLKHASGTQGPEGEEDQQLLILQSQVARLEEENRDFLAALEDAMEQYKRQSDQLQGQQDEITELRLRLELARPGWGSGELLQGLSLGESAPRPHTAPLEAARSHALGLAPSTCLLGEEGDQGPPEQGQGEDGVAGSSWPEGVELEDGFSLSEEEEEEEEEGEQAEPKRSLYLRRNGIWSKKEPDGRANGEPVGGTESLDLSLGESQPDSQQPRATTGGRKEAEGPSAKAAEWRLARAQQKIRELAINIRMKEDLIGELIRTGKAAQAMNRQHRQRIGELEREAQQVRLELSEGQKELRELEGREPQDPGERSRLQEFRRKVAVCQSQVQALREKKRATERLVSLSAQSEKRVSELERNVQLMRQQQGQLQRRLREEMDQKRRLETEMHRRQQRVQELELKHEQQQKILKIKTEEIAAFQRKRRSGSNGSVVSLEQQQKIEEQKKWLDQEMEKVLGQRRALEELGEELSKREAILAKKEALMQEKTGLESKRLRSSQALTEDIVRVSSRLEHVEKELSEKSGQLRQGSAHSQQQIRREIENLRQEKDLLLKQRLEIDSKLRQGNLLTPEEERTLFQLDEAIEALDAAIEYKNESITCRQRVLRASATLLSQCEMNLMAKLSYLSSSETRALLCKYFDKVVTLREEQHRQHLAFSELELQLEEQQRLTCWLEAAVERQRLEMDRQLTLQQKEHQQNIRLLLQQSREHLGEGLAGSRQQYEARIQALEQDLSRCLWANQELTQKLHGVVSAGQSRGGDRRALCPGDRQAPAPTIDEPVVSEGPLRDLVRAPLPLMWRRPSLPSDEHGPPEEPGQHEAGDAVFGRGLPPGEVFLPRNPSSLPKVRWEGLRRPSPGMIDVRKNPL